Proteins encoded together in one Telopea speciosissima isolate NSW1024214 ecotype Mountain lineage chromosome 4, Tspe_v1, whole genome shotgun sequence window:
- the LOC122657659 gene encoding transcription factor bHLH93-like isoform X2 — protein sequence MELNEQGFLEELLALKRETWERLPATGTGMNELFTNGCSLNCFDDQNPGMIGPNSSPCGGFAMSTEPSFDSSFNYETYYPFGDGFPQLLPDMGLSSYEKQEYDTMPFPASQEECPSAVMENEELRELEELQTSCKVELPVQPNMGLCVERKNRTKKVEGQPSKNLMAERRRRKRLNDRLSMLRSVVPKISKMDRTSILGDTIDYMKELLERIKGLQGEIEESSTDQLNLMDTFKELKSNEVLVRNTPKFDVERRNADTRVEICCAGKPGLLLSTVTTLEALGLEIQQCVISCFNDFSMNASCSGEMEQRAIISSEDIKQALFRNAGYGGRCL from the exons ATGGAACTCAATGAGCAGGGTTTCTTAGAGGAGCTATTAGCTCTAAAAAGAGAGACTTGGGAGAGACTCCCTGCTACAGGAA CAGGAATGAATGAGTTGTTCACTAATGGGTGCAGCTTAAATTGTTTCGATGATCAAAACCCAGGTATGATAGGTCCTAATTCTTCCCCATGCGGTGGATTCGCCATGTCCACTGAACCAAGTTTCGATTCTTCGTTTAATTATGAAACCTACTACCCATTTGGAGATGGATTCCCACAGCTGCTTCCAGATATGGGTTTATCTTCTTATGAGAAACAAGAATATGATACAATGCCATTCCCGGCTAGCCAGGAAGAATGCCCTTCAGCGGTTATGGAGAACGAAGAGCTTCGCGAATTGGAGGAGCTTCAGACAAGTTGCAAGGTGGAGCTGCCAGTCCAGCCTAACATGGGCTTGTGTGTAGAGAGAAAGAATCGAACCAAGAAGGTGGAGGGTCAGCCTTCCAAGAATCTAATGGccgagaggaggagaaggaaacGATTGAACGATCGCCTTTCCATGCTCAGATCAGTCGTTCCCAAGATAAGCAAG ATGGACAGAACATCCATACTTGGAGATACTATCGATTACATGAAAGAGCTCTTGGAGAGAATTAAGGGTTTGCAAGGGGAAATCGAAGAGAGCTCGACTGATCAGTTGAACCTGATGGACACCTTCAAGGAACTAAAATCAAACGAAGTCCTGGTTAGGAATACACCCAAG TTTGATGTTGAAAGGAGGAATGCAGATACCAGAGTCGAGATTTGCTGTGCAGGGAAGCCCGGATTGTTGCTATCGACTGTGACCACCTTGGAAGCACTGGGCCTTGAGATTCAACAATGTGTCATTAGCTGTTTCAATGATTTTTCTATGAATGCTTCATGCTCTGGG gaaatggagcagagaGCAATAATAAGTTCTGAGGACATAAAGCAAGCATTGTTCAGAAATGCAGGTTATGGAGGGAGGTGCCTGTAG
- the LOC122658751 gene encoding elongation factor-like GTPase 1 produces MGDSDCHTIRNICILAHVDHGKTTLADHLIAGAGSGLLHPKQAGRLRFMDYLDEEQRRAITMKSSSIALKYKEYNINLIDSPGHMDFCSEVSTAARLSDGALILVDAVEGVHIQTHAVLRQAWIEKLTPCLVLNKIDRLISELKLSPMEAYNRLQRIVHEVNGIVSGYKSEKYLSDVDSILAVPTGEMGDENQEFIEDDEEDTFQPQKGNVAFVCALDGWGFCIGEFAEFYASKLGASVKALQKALWGPRYYNSKTKMIVGKKGISGGNKARPMFVQFVLEPLWQVYQAALDSDGDKAMLEKVIKSFNLSVPSREFQNKDPKLVLQAVMSRWLPLSDSILSMVVRCMPDPIAAQSIRIARLLPKREVVDNGTCHDVLAEAEHVRKCVEACDSSPEAPCVAFVSKMFAVPLKMLPQRGPHGEIMNNFVEEGGASDLNEYFLAFARIFSGVLSSGQRIFVLSALYDPLRGEGIQKHVQEVELQSLYLMMGQGLKPVATAKAGNVVAIRGLGQHILKSATLSSTRNCWPFSSMVFQVSPTLRVAIEPSDPADMGALMRGLRLLNRADPFVEVGVSARGEQVLAAAGEVHLERCIKDLKERFARVKIEVSPPLVSYKETIEGEGSNPPENFKVLTDSSEYAEKTTPNGRCVIRVKVMKLPPALTKVLDESSDLLGGIIEHKPEQRSKRLQLLNATEDDNPIEALKKRLVDAIESDIKSGSKEIDSDKVEKYKNLWIRIVQRIWALGPRQVGPNILLVPDSKGEDVGSSVLIPGSSLVSERLGFVDVSCAKTMENDNAAEAGLEASHALYMEAESLASSVVSGFQLATAAGPLCDEPMWGLAFLVEAYIIPSGAESDESEPSTHQQDLYGIFAGQVMTAVKDACRTAVLQKKPRVVEAMYFCELNTPTEYLGPMYAVLSRRRARVLKEEMQEGSPLFTVHAYVPVAESFGFADELRRWTSGASSALLVLSHWEALPEDPFFVPKTEEEIEEFGDGSSVLHNTARKLIDAVRRRKGLPVEEKVVQHATKQRTLSRKV; encoded by the coding sequence ATGGGGGATTCCGATTGCCATACAATTCGTAACATTTGCATTCTTGCCCATGTCGATCATGGCAAGACCACCCTTGCTGACCATCTAATTGCTGGTGCTGGAAGTGGGTTACTCCACCCGAAGCAGGCTGGCCGGCTGAGGTTTATGGATTACCTAGACGAAGAACAGAGGCGGGCAATTACAATGAAGAGCTCTTCGATCGCTCTTAAGTACAAGGAGTACAATATTAATCTCATAGATTCACCTGGGCACATGGATTTCTGCAGCGAGGTCTCGACTGCTGCCCGATTGAGTGATGGAGCCTTGATCTTAGTCGATGCTGTTGAAGGGGTTCACATACAGACCCATGCCGTCTTGCGGCAAGCCTGGATAGAAAAACTTACACCTTGCCTAGTCCTCAACAAGATTGATAGGTTGATCTCAGAACTGAAACTGAGTCCAATGGAAGCTTACAATCGATTGCAGAGAATTGTTCATGAGGTTAATGGGATTGTGAGTGGCTACAAGTCAGAGAAGTATCTTTCTGATGTAGATTCGATACTTGCAGTTCCTACTGGTGAGATGGGTGATGAGAATCAGGAGTTCATtgaggatgatgaagaagatactttccaaccccaaaaaggaaatgTGGCTTTTGTTTGTGCTTTGGATGGGTGGGGTTTCTGTATTGGGGAGTTCGCTGAATTCTATGCATCGAAGCTTGGGGCGAGTGTCAAAGCATTGCAGAAGGCTTTGTGGGGTCCTCGTTATTATAATTCGAAGACCAAAATGATTGTAGGAAAAAAGGGAATCAGTGGAGGGAATAAGGCTCGGCCTATGTTTGTGCAGTTTGTGCTTGAGCCTCTCTGGCAGGTTTATCAGGCAGCTCTTGACTCTGATGGGGATAAAGCAATGCTCGAGAAAGTCATCAAGTCCTTTAACTTGTCTGTACCTTCTCGTGAATTTCAGAATAAGGATCCGAAACTGGTGCTTCAAGCAGTTATGAGCCGGTGGCTTCCTTTGTCTGATTCGATCTTGTCAATGGTTGTTAGATGTATGCCTGATCCCATTGCAGCCCAGTCTATTCGAATTGCTCGGTTGCTTCCTAAGAGGGAGGTTGTGGATAATGGAACTTGTCATGATGTGCTGGCAGAAGCTGAGCATGTGAGGAAGTGTGTCGAGGCCTGTGATTCTAGTCCAGAAGCTCCTTGTGTTGCATTTGTATCCAAAATGTTTGCTGTTCCACTGAAGATGCTTCCACAAAGGGGTCCACATGGAGAAATTATGAACAATTTCGTGGAAGAAGGGGGGGCTAGTGATTTAAACGAGTACTTCCTAGCATTTGCAAGGATTTTCAGCGGGGTTCTTTCTTCGGGGCAGAGAATTTTTGTGCTTTCAGCTTTATATGATCCACTTAGAGGGGAAGGAATTCAAAAACATGTGCAGGAAGTAGAGTTGCAGTCCTTGTATCTAATGATGGGACAAGGATTGAAACCAGTGGCGACTGCAAAGGCAGGGAATGTTGTTGCAATTCGAGGCCTTGGTCAGCATATCTTAAAGAGTGCGACTCTGTCATCCACAAGAAACTGTTGGCCATTCTCAAGTATGGTTTTCCAAGTCTCTCCAACTCTGAGAGTGGCAATTGAACCATCTGATCCGGCAGATATGGGTGCACTTATGAGGGGTTTGAGGCTTCTAAACCGGGCAGATCCATTTGTAGAAGTTGGTGTTTCTGCCCGAGGAGAGCAAGTGCTTGCTGCTGCTGGAGAGGTTCATCTCGAGAGGTGCATAAAGGACTTGAAAGAGAGATTTGCTAGAGTAAAGATCGAAGTCTCACCTCCCCTTGTCTCCTATAAGGAGACTATTGAAGGTGAGGGATCTAATCCACCAGAGAATTTCAAGGTATTGACTGATAGCTCGGAATATGCTGAGAAGACAACACCCAACGGGAGATGTGTTATTCGGGTGAAAGTCATGAAGCTTCCACCTGCGCTGACAAAGGTTCTTGATGAAAGTTCTGATCTACTTGGAGGTATTATAGAACACAAACCAGAACAAAGAAGCAAACGCTTGCAATTACTGAATGCTACTGAAGATGACAATCCAATTGAAGCACTTAAAAAACGCTTGGTGGATGCTATAGAGAGTGATATTAAATCTGGGAGTAAAGAAATTGATAGTGATAAGGTTGAGAAATATAAAAATTTGTGGATTCGGATTGTTCAAAGGATCTGGGCACTTGGTCCTAGGCAGGTTGGTCCTAACATTCTCCTTGTTCCTGACTCAAAAGGTGAGGATGTTGGTTCATCTGTTCTTATACCAGGTTCATCTCTTGTATCTGAAAGATTGGGCTTTGTGGATGTTTCCTGTGCAAAGACCATGGAAAACGATAATGCTGCTGAGGCAGGTTTAGAAGCTAGCCATGCACTGTACATGGAGGCAGAGAGTCTTGCTAGCAGTGTGGTATCTGGTTTCCAATTAGCCACGGCAGCTGGACCATTGTGTGATGAACCTATGTGGGGTTTGGCATTTCTTGTCGAAGCCTACATTATTCCTTCTGGGGCAGAGTCTGATGAGTCAGAACCCTCAACTCACCAACAAGATCTATATGGCATCTTTGCGGGACAGGTTATGACAGCTGTCAAGGATGCATGTAGGACAGCTGTGCTGCAGAAGAAACCACGGGTTGTGGAAGCTATGTATTTCTGTGAGTTGAACACGCCAACTGAATATTTAGGCCCCATGTATGCTGTGCTTTCCCGACGAAGGGCCCGAGTTTTGAAGGAAGAGATGCAGGAAGGGTCTCCATTGTTCACTGTGCATGCTTACGTGCCAGTTGCAGAAAGCTTTGGATTTGCAGACGAGCTCCGGAGATGGACATCAGGTGCTTCAAGTGCTCTACTTGTACTCAGTCACTGGGAAGCGCTTCCTGAGGATCCCTTCTTTGTACCAAAAACGGAAGAGGAAATCGAAGAGTTTGGAGATGGTTCTAGTGTCCTCCATAATACAGCAAGGAAGCTAATCGATGCCGTGAGGCGAAGGAAGGGCCTCCCGGTGGAAGAAAAAGTTGTTCAGCATGCAACGAAGCAGAGGACCCTTTCCCGTAAAGTGTGA
- the LOC122657584 gene encoding uncharacterized protein LOC122657584 isoform X2, whose amino-acid sequence MLQTVHPRKSNGGNQITTIRRSPRFQPREEAYGKEPQVWKNLECSPRIVAESKTHSRSTLSSVKSTLPMTTLRRSPRFRSPENPSGNAVTGNPKSTKNRVCSLSNTSPVKIHYKSILSPKTTGSCGLPEISAESLNVSRKSTCPLDVGESLPSLRRSSRFFNKENASAFVANKAGNNRAELLVCRYENDSSNKGVSAEVPQKRNLGKNRSRNVEVQRVFTNTAGKAGEGVNSTVSTAATPRGVKKISDLANEGIRVHPKRKQHDEGCSPQGWTKEQETALRRAFITGKPSPHFWKKVSKLVPGKSAQECFDKVHSDLSTPPHPRPLSRANRTNLSSLDQISVSGSELLETTKMSVKRQKISKPKSRLTQKTVRHLLRKHYLADQSSEVSLFSLQKGLASPLVLKQVKNISLHEKYIDQLHCREARRTSASSYAAKHIVAEYDDKESHIQTSDVVKIARNALVSGAQEMINEFKHLQANSLANNDDCDDDYDEDEGEGDELP is encoded by the exons ATGTTGCAGACAGTGCACCCAAGGAAGTCGAATGGTGGCAATCAAATTACGACAATCAGAAGATCCCCCAGATTTCAACCTCGGGAAGAGGCCTATGGTAAGGAACCTCAAGTATGGAAGAACCTAGAATGTTCTCCACGAATCGTCGCTGAAAGCAAAACCCATTCTCGTTCTACTCTCTCCTCCGTGAAAAGCACTCTTCCGATGACAACTCTTAGAAGATCTCCGAGATTTCGTTCTCCAGAAAATCCGTCCGGGAATGCTGTAACAGGAAACCCCAAATCGACGAAGAACCGGGTTTGCTCTCTTTCTAATACCAGTCCTGTGAAAATCCATTATAAATCCATTCTTAGCCCGAA GACGACTGGATCGTGTGGTCTGCCAGAAATTTCTGCAGAATCGCTCAATGTGTCAAGAAAATCCACATGCCCTTTGGATGTGGGCGAGAGTTTACCAAGTCTAAGACGATCGTCGAGGTTCTTTAATAAAGAAAATGCCTCTGCATTTGTCGCCAACAAGGCCGGGAATAACCGGGCAGAACTATTGGTTTGCCGTTACGAAAATGATTCTTCAAATAAAGGGGTTTCTGCAGAGGTACCCCAGAAAAGAAATTTGGGGAAGAACCGATCCAGAAATGTTGAAGTCCAAAGGGTTTTCACCAATACTGCAGGAAAAGCTGGGGAGGGCGTTAATTCTACGGTTTCTACAGCAGCGACGCCAAGGGGAGTGAAGAAAATAAGCGATCTTGCAAACGAGGGGATTCGGGTTCACCCGAAAAGAAAGCAACACGATGAAGGTTGCAGTCCTCAAGGGTGGACGAAAGAACAAGAAACTGCATTGCGGAGAGCTTTCATAACCGGAAAGCCGTCGCCCCATTTCTGGAAGAAGGTTTCTAAGCtg GTTCCAGGAAAGTCTGCGCAGGAATGCTTTGATAAAGTCCATTCTGACCTTAGTACTCCTCCTCACCCCCGACCTCTTTCCCGGGCAAACAGAACAAATTTATCCTCATTGGATCAAATCTCAGTCTCTGGAAGTGAACTCCTTGAAACAACAAAGATGAGTGTTAAAAGGCAAAAGATCAGTAAACCGAAAAGTCGTCTTACACAGAAAACTGTGAGGCATTTGCTACGGAAGCATTATCTTGCAGACCAAAGTTCTGAAGTCAGTCTTTTTTCATTGCAAAAAGGCCTCGCAAGTCCTCTGGTTTTGAAGCAGGTTAAAAACATATCGTTACATGAGAAGTACATTGACCAGCTACATTGCAGGGAAGCAAGAAGAACATCTGCATCTTCTTATGCTGCAAAACATATTGTTGCAGAATACGACGATAAAGAGAGCCATATTCAGACAAGTGATGTGGTCAAAATAGCCAGGAATGCTCTTGTTTCTGGTGCACAAGAGATGATCAATGAATTTAAACATCTGCAAGCGAACAGTTTGGCCAATAATGATGATtgtgatgatgattatgatgaagatgaaggtgaAGGTGATGAGTTGCCTTGA
- the LOC122657584 gene encoding uncharacterized protein LOC122657584 isoform X1 codes for MLQTVHPRKSNGGNQITTIRRSPRFQPREEAYGKEPQVWKNLECSPRIVAESKTHSRSTLSSVKSTLPMTTLRRSPRFRSPENPSGNAVTGNPKSTKNRVCSLSNTSPVKIHYKSILSPKSTATVSLNKTQGYYPKKITRRTTGSCGLPEISAESLNVSRKSTCPLDVGESLPSLRRSSRFFNKENASAFVANKAGNNRAELLVCRYENDSSNKGVSAEVPQKRNLGKNRSRNVEVQRVFTNTAGKAGEGVNSTVSTAATPRGVKKISDLANEGIRVHPKRKQHDEGCSPQGWTKEQETALRRAFITGKPSPHFWKKVSKLVPGKSAQECFDKVHSDLSTPPHPRPLSRANRTNLSSLDQISVSGSELLETTKMSVKRQKISKPKSRLTQKTVRHLLRKHYLADQSSEVSLFSLQKGLASPLVLKQVKNISLHEKYIDQLHCREARRTSASSYAAKHIVAEYDDKESHIQTSDVVKIARNALVSGAQEMINEFKHLQANSLANNDDCDDDYDEDEGEGDELP; via the exons ATGTTGCAGACAGTGCACCCAAGGAAGTCGAATGGTGGCAATCAAATTACGACAATCAGAAGATCCCCCAGATTTCAACCTCGGGAAGAGGCCTATGGTAAGGAACCTCAAGTATGGAAGAACCTAGAATGTTCTCCACGAATCGTCGCTGAAAGCAAAACCCATTCTCGTTCTACTCTCTCCTCCGTGAAAAGCACTCTTCCGATGACAACTCTTAGAAGATCTCCGAGATTTCGTTCTCCAGAAAATCCGTCCGGGAATGCTGTAACAGGAAACCCCAAATCGACGAAGAACCGGGTTTGCTCTCTTTCTAATACCAGTCCTGTGAAAATCCATTATAAATCCATTCTTAGCCCGAAGTCGACCGCAACTGTTTCTCTGAATAAAACCCAGGGATATTACCCCAAAAAGATTACGAGGAGGACGACTGGATCGTGTGGTCTGCCAGAAATTTCTGCAGAATCGCTCAATGTGTCAAGAAAATCCACATGCCCTTTGGATGTGGGCGAGAGTTTACCAAGTCTAAGACGATCGTCGAGGTTCTTTAATAAAGAAAATGCCTCTGCATTTGTCGCCAACAAGGCCGGGAATAACCGGGCAGAACTATTGGTTTGCCGTTACGAAAATGATTCTTCAAATAAAGGGGTTTCTGCAGAGGTACCCCAGAAAAGAAATTTGGGGAAGAACCGATCCAGAAATGTTGAAGTCCAAAGGGTTTTCACCAATACTGCAGGAAAAGCTGGGGAGGGCGTTAATTCTACGGTTTCTACAGCAGCGACGCCAAGGGGAGTGAAGAAAATAAGCGATCTTGCAAACGAGGGGATTCGGGTTCACCCGAAAAGAAAGCAACACGATGAAGGTTGCAGTCCTCAAGGGTGGACGAAAGAACAAGAAACTGCATTGCGGAGAGCTTTCATAACCGGAAAGCCGTCGCCCCATTTCTGGAAGAAGGTTTCTAAGCtg GTTCCAGGAAAGTCTGCGCAGGAATGCTTTGATAAAGTCCATTCTGACCTTAGTACTCCTCCTCACCCCCGACCTCTTTCCCGGGCAAACAGAACAAATTTATCCTCATTGGATCAAATCTCAGTCTCTGGAAGTGAACTCCTTGAAACAACAAAGATGAGTGTTAAAAGGCAAAAGATCAGTAAACCGAAAAGTCGTCTTACACAGAAAACTGTGAGGCATTTGCTACGGAAGCATTATCTTGCAGACCAAAGTTCTGAAGTCAGTCTTTTTTCATTGCAAAAAGGCCTCGCAAGTCCTCTGGTTTTGAAGCAGGTTAAAAACATATCGTTACATGAGAAGTACATTGACCAGCTACATTGCAGGGAAGCAAGAAGAACATCTGCATCTTCTTATGCTGCAAAACATATTGTTGCAGAATACGACGATAAAGAGAGCCATATTCAGACAAGTGATGTGGTCAAAATAGCCAGGAATGCTCTTGTTTCTGGTGCACAAGAGATGATCAATGAATTTAAACATCTGCAAGCGAACAGTTTGGCCAATAATGATGATtgtgatgatgattatgatgaagatgaaggtgaAGGTGATGAGTTGCCTTGA
- the LOC122657659 gene encoding transcription factor bHLH93-like isoform X1, which produces MELNEQGFLEELLALKRETWERLPATGMNELFTNNGWSLDCFDDQNPGMNELFTNGCSLNCFDDQNPGMIGPNSSPCGGFAMSTEPSFDSSFNYETYYPFGDGFPQLLPDMGLSSYEKQEYDTMPFPASQEECPSAVMENEELRELEELQTSCKVELPVQPNMGLCVERKNRTKKVEGQPSKNLMAERRRRKRLNDRLSMLRSVVPKISKMDRTSILGDTIDYMKELLERIKGLQGEIEESSTDQLNLMDTFKELKSNEVLVRNTPKFDVERRNADTRVEICCAGKPGLLLSTVTTLEALGLEIQQCVISCFNDFSMNASCSGEMEQRAIISSEDIKQALFRNAGYGGRCL; this is translated from the exons ATGGAACTCAATGAGCAGGGTTTCTTAGAGGAGCTATTAGCTCTAAAAAGAGAGACTTGGGAGAGACTCCCTGCTACAGGAATGAATGAGCTGTTCACTAATAATGGGTGGAGCTTAGATTGTTTCGATGATCAGAACCCAGGAATGAATGAGTTGTTCACTAATGGGTGCAGCTTAAATTGTTTCGATGATCAAAACCCAGGTATGATAGGTCCTAATTCTTCCCCATGCGGTGGATTCGCCATGTCCACTGAACCAAGTTTCGATTCTTCGTTTAATTATGAAACCTACTACCCATTTGGAGATGGATTCCCACAGCTGCTTCCAGATATGGGTTTATCTTCTTATGAGAAACAAGAATATGATACAATGCCATTCCCGGCTAGCCAGGAAGAATGCCCTTCAGCGGTTATGGAGAACGAAGAGCTTCGCGAATTGGAGGAGCTTCAGACAAGTTGCAAGGTGGAGCTGCCAGTCCAGCCTAACATGGGCTTGTGTGTAGAGAGAAAGAATCGAACCAAGAAGGTGGAGGGTCAGCCTTCCAAGAATCTAATGGccgagaggaggagaaggaaacGATTGAACGATCGCCTTTCCATGCTCAGATCAGTCGTTCCCAAGATAAGCAAG ATGGACAGAACATCCATACTTGGAGATACTATCGATTACATGAAAGAGCTCTTGGAGAGAATTAAGGGTTTGCAAGGGGAAATCGAAGAGAGCTCGACTGATCAGTTGAACCTGATGGACACCTTCAAGGAACTAAAATCAAACGAAGTCCTGGTTAGGAATACACCCAAG TTTGATGTTGAAAGGAGGAATGCAGATACCAGAGTCGAGATTTGCTGTGCAGGGAAGCCCGGATTGTTGCTATCGACTGTGACCACCTTGGAAGCACTGGGCCTTGAGATTCAACAATGTGTCATTAGCTGTTTCAATGATTTTTCTATGAATGCTTCATGCTCTGGG gaaatggagcagagaGCAATAATAAGTTCTGAGGACATAAAGCAAGCATTGTTCAGAAATGCAGGTTATGGAGGGAGGTGCCTGTAG